A genomic window from Candidatus Kouleothrix ribensis includes:
- a CDS encoding GNAT family N-acetyltransferase has translation MSQPSDMSGLARQLEANEIAAWRAIYSGPPAALATQLGFGYAEQGHTLMIWNRSARTQLFNRVIGLGVFEPAGTALIDALLARARAEHVRVLVHVAPAAAPATLGALLAERGLVPVQPWLTHYRSLGPALPAVQAPDGYRIERTALADAPTWSTTLLAAWGFASQATIGVATMPLVQDTRTICFAAIHTASGEVAGAAALYITGNVAGLYGDGVRPQHRKRGLQDALIAARLAEARRQGCALVCGQTLADHPAQHNLARAGFAVAYTRANYIVPA, from the coding sequence ATGAGCCAACCGAGCGACATGAGCGGCCTGGCGCGGCAGCTCGAGGCTAACGAGATCGCGGCGTGGCGCGCGATCTACAGCGGGCCACCGGCAGCACTGGCAACCCAACTGGGCTTTGGGTATGCCGAGCAGGGCCACACGCTCATGATCTGGAATCGCAGCGCGCGCACGCAGCTGTTCAACCGGGTGATCGGGCTGGGTGTGTTCGAGCCGGCCGGCACCGCGTTGATCGACGCGCTGCTGGCGCGCGCGCGGGCCGAGCATGTGCGCGTGCTGGTGCATGTGGCGCCGGCTGCCGCGCCGGCCACGCTTGGCGCGCTGCTGGCCGAGCGCGGGCTGGTGCCGGTGCAGCCCTGGCTGACCCACTACCGCTCGCTCGGGCCGGCGCTGCCAGCCGTACAGGCGCCAGACGGCTACCGGATCGAGCGCACCGCCCTGGCCGATGCGCCGACCTGGAGCACGACGCTGCTGGCCGCCTGGGGCTTTGCATCCCAGGCGACGATCGGTGTCGCGACGATGCCGCTCGTGCAAGACACGCGCACGATCTGCTTTGCGGCGATCCACACGGCCAGCGGCGAGGTTGCCGGCGCGGCCGCGCTGTATATCACCGGAAATGTCGCCGGGCTCTATGGCGACGGCGTGCGCCCGCAGCACCGCAAGCGCGGCCTGCAAGACGCGCTGATTGCCGCGCGCCTGGCCGAGGCGCGCCGCCAGGGCTGCGCGCTGGTATGCGGCCAGACGCTGGCCGACCACCCGGCGCAGCACAACCTGGCCAGGGCCGGCTTCGCAGTAGCGTACACGCGCGCCAACTACATTGTTCCGGCATAA
- the hydA gene encoding dihydropyrimidinase, with protein sequence MSTVISGGTIVTASDTYQADVLIEGEQIATIGHGLAGDTTIDARGKYVIPGGIDVHTHLDMPFGGTVSSDDFFSGHRAAAFGGTTMHIDFAIQPKGATLRETLDIWHAKANGKAAVDYGFHVAITDLPDTIMDEIKHCPDYGVTSLKLFMAYKGALMVDDATLFRAMQQAAAHGLLIMVHAENGDAIDILVNEAIAAGNLAPKYHALTRPPELEAEATERAIRLAEVAGSPLYVVHVTNAGAMEAIQRARVRGRSSQIFGETCTQYFFFTKDDLARPGFEGAKWVCSPPYRTQSDQQALWGAVASNALQVISTDHCPFWFEGGKDGRPGGKELGKDNFAKIPNGCPGIEDRMTVLYTAGVRGGKFSLNRWVELCCTNPARLFGCYPQKGTIAPGADADIVVWDPDATATISAAKQHQNTDYNLYEGMEVTGLPSVVLSRGRVLVQGGEWLGTQGAGKFVRRDRFKI encoded by the coding sequence ATGAGCACAGTCATCAGCGGCGGCACGATCGTCACCGCCAGCGACACCTACCAGGCCGATGTGCTGATCGAAGGCGAGCAGATTGCCACCATCGGCCATGGCCTGGCCGGCGACACCACGATCGACGCGCGCGGCAAGTATGTGATCCCCGGCGGCATCGATGTCCACACGCATCTCGACATGCCCTTCGGCGGCACGGTCTCGTCCGACGATTTCTTCAGCGGGCACCGCGCGGCGGCGTTTGGCGGCACCACGATGCACATCGATTTCGCCATCCAGCCCAAGGGCGCCACGCTGCGCGAGACGCTCGACATCTGGCATGCTAAAGCCAACGGCAAGGCCGCCGTCGATTACGGCTTTCACGTGGCGATCACCGACCTACCCGACACGATCATGGACGAGATCAAGCACTGCCCCGACTACGGCGTCACCAGCCTGAAGCTGTTCATGGCCTACAAGGGCGCGCTGATGGTTGACGACGCGACCCTGTTTCGCGCGATGCAGCAGGCCGCCGCGCACGGGTTGCTGATAATGGTGCATGCCGAAAATGGCGACGCGATCGACATCCTGGTGAACGAGGCGATCGCTGCGGGCAACCTGGCGCCGAAATACCACGCGCTGACGCGCCCGCCCGAGCTCGAGGCCGAGGCGACCGAGCGAGCCATCCGCCTGGCCGAGGTGGCCGGCAGCCCGCTCTACGTAGTCCATGTCACGAATGCCGGCGCGATGGAGGCCATCCAGCGCGCGCGCGTGCGCGGCCGCAGCAGCCAGATCTTCGGCGAGACCTGTACACAGTACTTCTTCTTCACCAAAGACGACCTGGCCCGGCCCGGCTTCGAAGGCGCCAAGTGGGTCTGCTCGCCACCCTACCGCACCCAGAGCGACCAGCAGGCGCTGTGGGGCGCCGTGGCCAGCAACGCGCTCCAGGTGATCAGCACCGACCACTGCCCGTTCTGGTTCGAGGGTGGCAAAGACGGCCGGCCCGGCGGCAAAGAGCTTGGAAAAGACAACTTCGCCAAGATCCCGAACGGCTGCCCTGGCATCGAGGATCGCATGACCGTGCTGTATACTGCCGGCGTGCGCGGCGGCAAATTCTCGCTCAACCGCTGGGTCGAGCTGTGCTGCACCAACCCGGCCAGGCTGTTCGGCTGCTACCCGCAGAAGGGCACGATCGCGCCGGGCGCCGATGCCGATATCGTGGTGTGGGACCCCGACGCCACCGCCACGATCAGCGCGGCCAAGCAGCACCAGAACACCGACTATAACCTGTACGAGGGCATGGAAGTGACCGGCCTGCCTAGCGTGGTGCTGTCGCGCGGGCGCGTGCTGGTGCAGGGCGGCGAGTGGCTGGGCACGCAGGGCGCCGGCAAGTTCGTTCGGCGCGACCGCTTCAAGATCTAG
- a CDS encoding aminotransferase class III-fold pyridoxal phosphate-dependent enzyme has product MAATELSRQDILDLSRETTLYEWTAQKAMKPMVIDRAKGIYMWDADGKRYMDFNSQLMCVNIGHGDARVIDAVKAQMEKVCYIAPTAATTAPRAELGQLLQTIMPGNLSKAFFTNGGAEANENAIKIARMYSGRHKILVRYRAYHGATAGAITLTGDPRRWAAEPGIPGVVRIPDFYPYRAGKQPDDAEYTAAVLNATEDIIQFEGPHTIAAMIIETVVGTNGLLIPSAGYLHGLRALCDKYGILLICDEVMSGFGRTGKWFAVDHWGVVPDIMTLAKGLTSAYVPLGATMVTDTIAEYFEDHPLYAGLTYNAHSVGCAAGVACINVYKEDQLIENAQAMGEVLTAELARLKAKHPSIGDARAIGLFSLVELVKNRDTREPLTPYNPKPSELGPMPAFNAFLRENGLFTFVRWNTFFINPPLCITEQQLREGLAIIDRALELVDAAVA; this is encoded by the coding sequence ATGGCCGCAACTGAACTATCGCGCCAGGACATCCTGGATCTGTCGCGCGAGACCACGCTGTACGAATGGACTGCGCAAAAAGCCATGAAGCCCATGGTGATCGACCGCGCCAAAGGCATCTATATGTGGGACGCCGACGGCAAGCGCTACATGGACTTCAACTCGCAGCTGATGTGCGTGAACATCGGCCACGGCGACGCGCGGGTGATCGACGCCGTCAAAGCCCAGATGGAGAAGGTCTGCTATATTGCGCCGACTGCCGCCACCACCGCGCCGCGCGCGGAGCTGGGCCAGCTGCTGCAGACGATCATGCCCGGCAACCTGAGCAAGGCCTTCTTCACCAACGGCGGCGCCGAGGCCAACGAGAACGCGATCAAGATCGCGCGTATGTACAGCGGCCGCCACAAGATCCTGGTGCGCTACCGGGCCTACCACGGCGCCACCGCCGGCGCGATCACGCTCACCGGCGACCCGCGGCGCTGGGCGGCCGAGCCGGGCATCCCCGGTGTGGTGCGCATCCCCGATTTCTACCCCTATCGCGCCGGTAAGCAGCCCGACGACGCCGAGTATACTGCGGCGGTGCTGAACGCCACCGAGGATATCATCCAGTTCGAGGGGCCGCACACGATCGCCGCCATGATCATCGAGACCGTGGTAGGCACCAACGGCCTGCTGATCCCCTCGGCCGGCTATTTGCACGGCCTGCGCGCGCTGTGCGACAAATACGGCATCCTGCTGATCTGCGACGAGGTGATGAGCGGCTTTGGCCGCACTGGCAAGTGGTTCGCAGTCGATCATTGGGGCGTGGTGCCCGACATCATGACCCTGGCCAAGGGGCTGACCTCGGCCTATGTGCCGTTGGGCGCGACCATGGTCACCGACACGATCGCCGAGTATTTCGAGGATCACCCGCTCTACGCCGGGCTAACCTACAACGCGCACTCGGTTGGCTGCGCGGCCGGCGTGGCCTGCATCAATGTCTACAAAGAAGATCAGCTGATCGAGAATGCCCAGGCCATGGGCGAGGTGCTCACGGCCGAGCTGGCCCGGCTCAAGGCCAAACACCCCAGCATCGGCGACGCGCGCGCGATCGGCCTGTTTAGCCTGGTCGAGCTGGTGAAGAATCGCGACACGCGCGAGCCGCTGACGCCCTACAACCCCAAGCCGAGCGAGCTGGGGCCGATGCCGGCGTTCAACGCATTTTTGCGTGAGAACGGCCTGTTCACCTTCGTGCGCTGGAATACCTTCTTCATCAACCCGCCGCTGTGCATCACCGAGCAGCAGCTGCGCGAGGGGCTGGCGATCATCGATCGCGCGCTCGAGCTTGTTGACGCGGCGGTAGCCTAG
- a CDS encoding aldehyde dehydrogenase family protein, producing the protein MKVYPNYIGGEWVESASRKRVPNINPANLDDVLGETPLSSRAEAEAACAIAGEAFREWRRVPAPKRGAIISRAAQLMIERKEQIARTLSHEEGKLLAEARGELQRSINIMEFCGSHGRRLNGETIPLELADNFGYTIKQPLGVAAIITPWNFPVAIPVWKIAPALVAGNTVVFKPATLTPESATLVTQCFAEAGLPAGVLNMVFGSGGEVGSALIDHPAVKAVSFTGSTEVGLSVYQRAAARGIRAQCEMGGKNPVIVLEDADLDLAVAGVAAGAFGSTGQRCTATSRVILLHPVADAFLEKLVNIVSNMRLGDPLADGVDMGPSVDDGQFQTVLSYLEIGQAEGAELLCGGAAATEGALAKGYFVQPTVFDRVRPGMRIAQEEIFGPVLSVIRVENFEEAMAAANDSPFGLTSSIYTRDVSRMFRYIDEIETGMTHVNSPTLGGEAQLPFGGTKATGVGPREQGSEVFDFYTETKVVYIDYTGAKREGKLY; encoded by the coding sequence ATGAAAGTATACCCAAACTACATTGGCGGCGAGTGGGTCGAGTCGGCATCGCGTAAGCGCGTGCCGAACATCAACCCGGCCAACCTGGATGACGTGTTGGGCGAGACGCCGCTATCCAGCCGGGCCGAGGCGGAGGCGGCCTGTGCAATCGCCGGCGAGGCCTTCCGCGAGTGGCGGCGCGTGCCGGCGCCCAAGCGCGGGGCCATCATCAGCCGCGCGGCCCAGCTGATGATCGAGCGCAAGGAGCAGATCGCGCGCACGCTGAGCCACGAGGAAGGCAAGCTGCTGGCCGAGGCACGCGGCGAGCTGCAACGCTCGATCAATATCATGGAGTTTTGCGGCTCACACGGCCGCCGGCTCAATGGCGAGACCATCCCGCTTGAGCTGGCGGATAACTTCGGCTATACGATCAAACAGCCGTTGGGTGTAGCCGCGATCATCACGCCCTGGAATTTCCCCGTGGCCATCCCGGTCTGGAAGATCGCGCCGGCGCTAGTGGCTGGTAACACCGTGGTGTTCAAGCCGGCCACGCTCACGCCCGAAAGCGCCACGCTGGTGACACAGTGCTTTGCCGAGGCCGGGCTGCCGGCCGGGGTGCTGAATATGGTCTTCGGCAGCGGCGGCGAGGTCGGGTCGGCGCTGATCGACCACCCGGCGGTTAAGGCGGTGTCGTTCACCGGCTCGACCGAGGTTGGCCTGAGCGTCTACCAGCGCGCGGCCGCTCGCGGCATCCGCGCGCAGTGCGAGATGGGCGGCAAGAACCCGGTGATCGTGCTCGAGGACGCCGACCTCGACCTGGCGGTGGCCGGCGTGGCGGCCGGCGCGTTCGGCAGCACCGGGCAGCGCTGCACGGCTACCAGCCGGGTGATCTTGCTGCACCCGGTCGCCGATGCATTTCTAGAGAAGCTGGTCAATATCGTCAGCAACATGCGCCTCGGCGACCCGCTGGCCGACGGGGTCGACATGGGGCCGAGCGTCGACGACGGCCAGTTCCAGACGGTGCTTTCGTACCTCGAGATTGGCCAGGCCGAAGGTGCCGAGCTGCTATGTGGTGGCGCGGCCGCAACCGAGGGTGCGCTGGCCAAAGGCTACTTCGTGCAGCCGACCGTGTTCGACCGCGTGCGGCCGGGGATGCGCATCGCCCAGGAAGAGATCTTCGGGCCGGTGCTGTCGGTCATTCGCGTCGAGAACTTCGAGGAGGCCATGGCTGCTGCGAACGACTCGCCGTTTGGCCTGACTTCCAGCATCTATACGCGCGACGTATCGCGTATGTTCCGCTACATCGACGAGATCGAGACCGGCATGACCCATGTCAACTCGCCCACGCTGGGCGGCGAGGCGCAGCTGCCGTTCGGCGGCACCAAGGCCACCGGCGTCGGCCCGCGCGAGCAGGGCAGCGAGGTGTTCGATTTCTACACCGAAACCAAGGTGGTGTATATCGACTACACCGGCGCCAAGCGCGAAGGTAAGCTGTACTAA
- a CDS encoding cyclic nucleotide-binding domain-containing protein, with the protein MPYTSLLASVEIFDELNPERLARLARICVEQRYREGDVIFEQHAASDGLYIILAGVVEIRLPSADAPLTVARLQRGQSFGEVALVDEGLRTAAARAATRDTRLLVVRRAELMALCRADFELGFILMRNLAADLAFKIRQIDLRVRG; encoded by the coding sequence GTGCCGTATACGTCTCTGCTCGCGAGTGTCGAGATCTTCGACGAGCTGAACCCCGAGCGGCTCGCGCGGCTTGCGCGTATCTGCGTCGAACAGCGCTATCGCGAGGGCGACGTGATATTCGAGCAGCATGCCGCCAGCGACGGCCTGTACATCATTCTTGCGGGGGTGGTCGAGATCCGGCTGCCGTCGGCCGACGCCCCGCTGACGGTCGCGCGGCTACAGCGCGGCCAGTCGTTCGGCGAGGTGGCGCTGGTCGATGAAGGCTTGCGCACGGCGGCGGCACGCGCGGCCACGCGCGACACCCGGCTGCTGGTGGTTCGGCGCGCCGAGCTGATGGCACTCTGCCGCGCCGACTTCGAGCTAGGCTTCATCCTCATGCGCAACCTGGCCGCCGACCTTGCGTTCAAGATCCGGCAGATCGATCTGCGCGTGCGCGGGTGA
- a CDS encoding COX15/CtaA family protein has translation MRRNHFATFAWAALAYNLAVIVWGAYVRASGSGAGCGSHWPLCNGQIIPRAAMIETLVEFLHRLSSGLSLILAIVMLVWAWRAYPRGHRVRLGAGLAMFFMITEALVGAGLVLFGLTNKDDSVARAASLGVHLVNTFLLIASIALTAWWAAGAPGVRLRGQGALAGVFVVALLGAIAVGVTGAITALGDTLFPAESLAHGLQQDFSPTAHFLLQLRIIHPILAVIVGVFTIFTGWLATRRRPSPPMRRFARALIVIFVAQLLVGVLNVALLAPVFMQLIHLLMADAVWLTLVLSAATALAAPDTVDVRQPARGPALGAHT, from the coding sequence ATGCGACGCAATCATTTCGCTACGTTTGCATGGGCTGCGCTGGCCTACAACCTGGCAGTCATTGTGTGGGGCGCGTATGTGCGCGCCTCGGGTTCGGGCGCGGGCTGCGGCAGCCACTGGCCGCTCTGCAACGGCCAGATCATCCCGCGCGCGGCCATGATCGAGACGCTGGTCGAGTTCTTGCACCGCCTCAGCAGCGGCCTGTCGCTTATTCTCGCGATCGTGATGCTGGTGTGGGCCTGGCGGGCCTACCCGCGCGGCCACCGCGTGCGGCTGGGCGCCGGGCTGGCGATGTTCTTCATGATCACCGAGGCGCTGGTAGGCGCCGGGCTGGTGCTGTTCGGCCTGACGAACAAAGACGACTCGGTTGCCCGAGCGGCCTCGCTGGGCGTGCATCTGGTCAACACGTTTCTGCTGATCGCCTCGATCGCGCTGACGGCCTGGTGGGCCGCAGGTGCGCCAGGTGTGCGCCTGCGCGGCCAGGGCGCGCTGGCCGGCGTGTTCGTGGTGGCGCTGCTCGGCGCGATTGCGGTTGGCGTCACCGGCGCGATCACCGCGCTGGGCGACACACTGTTCCCGGCCGAGTCGCTGGCGCACGGGCTGCAGCAAGATTTCTCGCCAACCGCGCACTTTCTGCTGCAGCTGCGGATCATCCACCCCATCCTGGCGGTGATCGTTGGCGTGTTCACAATCTTCACGGGTTGGCTGGCCACCAGGCGCCGGCCCAGCCCGCCTATGCGCCGGTTCGCGCGCGCGCTGATCGTCATCTTCGTAGCCCAGTTGCTGGTGGGCGTATTGAACGTGGCGCTGCTCGCGCCAGTGTTCATGCAGCTGATCCACCTGCTGATGGCCGATGCCGTCTGGCTGACGCTGGTGCTGTCGGCCGCCACGGCACTGGCCGCGCCCGACACTGTTGATGTGCGGCAGCCCGCGCGTGGCCCAGCATTGGGCGCACACACCTGA
- a CDS encoding NUDIX hydrolase: MLTEDIEAQISGLAARYGQPRRIEAMLAGGPFDPLIMPDRYGEVCMVVRRPDGTLITAIKTFYPPGAFRLLTGGVHHGEPIADALAREVAEETGLEVIVRRFLAVIEYTAPVIAPRRFATFAFLLDEIGGRLAVHDPAERIGAFHCLAADALPALADTLASIPDRHDDEIHGSWHDWGSFRAIAHRVVYAALREDPGHAAEPA, from the coding sequence ATGCTCACCGAGGACATCGAGGCCCAGATCAGCGGGCTGGCTGCACGCTACGGCCAGCCACGCCGGATCGAGGCCATGCTGGCGGGTGGGCCGTTCGACCCGCTGATCATGCCCGATCGCTATGGCGAGGTGTGCATGGTTGTGCGGCGCCCCGACGGCACACTGATCACCGCGATCAAGACCTTCTACCCGCCGGGGGCGTTTCGCCTGCTGACCGGCGGCGTGCATCATGGCGAGCCGATCGCCGACGCACTGGCGCGCGAAGTGGCCGAGGAGACCGGCCTGGAGGTGATCGTGCGGCGCTTTCTGGCGGTGATCGAATACACCGCGCCGGTGATTGCGCCACGTCGTTTTGCTACGTTTGCGTTTCTGCTCGACGAGATCGGCGGCAGGTTGGCGGTACACGATCCGGCCGAGCGTATTGGCGCATTTCACTGCCTGGCCGCCGACGCACTGCCCGCGCTGGCCGATACGCTCGCGAGCATCCCCGACAGGCACGACGACGAGATTCACGGCTCGTGGCACGATTGGGGCAGCTTCCGCGCAATTGCGCACCGCGTGGTCTACGCGGCACTACGCGAGGATCCCGGCCATGCTGCCGAGCCGGCTTGA
- a CDS encoding BlaI/MecI/CopY family transcriptional regulator, translating into MKHNIVSNFRPHGQGLGKLFGSLEADIMTLIWERQRASARDIFEGLRDQGQRLSYGATKTVLDRLVKKQVLMRDLDGNQYTYYALLNREDYTRSAIREIIDGLFAGFGSPVYAQFLDRIQSSSPEQLDQLTELINAAEARKQNPTTT; encoded by the coding sequence ATGAAACATAACATCGTATCAAATTTCAGGCCGCATGGGCAGGGCCTCGGCAAGCTATTCGGCTCGCTGGAAGCGGATATCATGACCTTGATCTGGGAGCGGCAGCGCGCGTCGGCACGCGATATTTTCGAAGGCCTGCGCGACCAGGGCCAGCGCCTGTCGTATGGTGCGACGAAGACGGTGCTCGATCGGTTGGTGAAGAAGCAAGTGCTCATGCGCGATCTCGACGGAAATCAATACACCTACTATGCGCTGCTGAACCGCGAGGATTACACGCGTTCGGCGATTCGCGAGATCATCGATGGGCTGTTTGCCGGCTTTGGCTCGCCGGTCTATGCCCAGTTCCTCGATCGAATCCAGTCCTCTAGCCCCGAGCAGTTGGATCAACTGACCGAGCTGATCAACGCGGCCGAGGCACGTAAGCAGAACCCTACCACCACCTAA
- a CDS encoding M56 family metallopeptidase, producing the protein MGIDVIPYDPYHPHFGYTAAISCVAWVSIVLFSRLKLRWQPQLRTALYALAIGLPLYAESTSYVIALVRPPPETPLGYLLTHIHASLLQPLPIDSPLSPAMSMLVLPGLAGLLLVSLVRFALSTWRLNRALAGARPMAYTSYGWLWLSLSGMARARRRRLPPVLICSLAEPLAFTTGVIRPRIYITPALLELLTAEEALAVLCHEWGHVQRHDLLWNWLMHTMRDLVWFLPGGHLAWRSMLESQDQACDVLAATMTNRPLAVARALVKVAGARSAKPALPLLAASSFALAGRPLHVRVEHMISLYECGEQPARGAAIGAGLLALALLVLAILPVLLGS; encoded by the coding sequence ATGGGTATTGATGTAATACCGTACGATCCCTACCATCCGCACTTTGGGTATACGGCGGCGATCTCGTGCGTGGCCTGGGTCAGTATTGTTCTGTTTAGTCGCCTGAAGCTGCGCTGGCAGCCCCAGCTACGCACAGCGCTCTATGCCCTGGCGATCGGCCTTCCGCTCTACGCCGAATCGACCAGCTATGTGATTGCCCTGGTGCGCCCGCCGCCCGAAACACCGCTCGGCTATCTCCTCACCCATATCCACGCGAGCCTGCTTCAGCCGCTGCCGATCGACTCACCGCTCTCACCGGCCATGAGCATGCTGGTGCTGCCTGGGCTTGCCGGGCTGCTGCTCGTCTCGCTGGTGCGGTTTGCTCTGAGTACGTGGCGGCTCAACCGTGCGCTGGCCGGCGCGCGGCCAATGGCGTATACCTCCTACGGCTGGCTGTGGCTCAGTTTGTCTGGCATGGCGCGCGCCCGGCGGCGCCGGCTACCACCAGTGCTAATATGTAGCCTGGCCGAGCCGCTGGCGTTCACCACCGGCGTGATCCGGCCGCGCATCTATATTACGCCGGCGCTGCTCGAGCTGCTCACCGCCGAAGAGGCCCTGGCTGTGCTATGCCACGAGTGGGGCCATGTGCAGCGGCACGATCTGCTGTGGAACTGGCTGATGCATACCATGCGCGATCTGGTCTGGTTCCTGCCGGGCGGCCACCTGGCCTGGCGCTCGATGCTCGAAAGCCAGGATCAGGCCTGCGATGTGCTGGCCGCCACCATGACCAACCGGCCGCTCGCGGTGGCGCGCGCGCTGGTGAAGGTGGCCGGTGCGCGATCGGCCAAGCCGGCCCTGCCGCTGTTGGCGGCCAGCTCGTTTGCGCTGGCCGGCCGGCCGCTGCACGTACGGGTCGAGCATATGATCAGTCTCTACGAGTGCGGCGAGCAGCCGGCACGCGGCGCGGCGATCGGCGCCGGCCTGCTGGCGCTGGCACTGCTGGTGCTGGCGATCTTGCCAGTGCTGCTGGGGTCGTAG